A stretch of the Clostridium botulinum genome encodes the following:
- a CDS encoding NUDIX hydrolase, which produces MKVATLCYIENDNKILLLHRVKKKDDVHEGKWIGVGGKVEQGETPEECVIREVKEETGLDIKNPKLRGILTFPNFDGVDDWYVFVFTVNKYNGKIIECNEGNLKWIEKSKVLDMPSWEGDKIFIEWILKNKPVFSAKFIYKDGKLTDYNVDFYS; this is translated from the coding sequence ATGAAGGTAGCAACTTTATGTTATATTGAAAATGATAATAAAATCTTACTTCTTCATCGTGTTAAAAAGAAAGATGATGTTCATGAAGGTAAATGGATAGGAGTTGGAGGAAAAGTAGAACAAGGAGAAACTCCAGAGGAATGTGTAATAAGAGAAGTAAAAGAAGAAACAGGACTTGATATAAAAAATCCTAAATTAAGAGGAATATTAACATTTCCTAATTTTGATGGAGTAGATGATTGGTATGTATTTGTATTTACTGTTAATAAATATAATGGAAAAATTATAGAATGTAATGAAGGAAATTTAAAATGGATTGAAAAGTCAAAAGTTTTAGATATGCCCTCTTGGGAAGGAGATAAGATTTTTATAGAATGGATCTTAAAAAATAAACCTGTATTTTCTGCCAAGTTTATATATAAAGATGGTAAGTTAACAGATTATAATGTTGATTTCTATAGTTAA
- the ltrA gene encoding group II intron reverse transcriptase/maturase — MNNSNKLQRKQTTQYRGRLVEVEVELQGKRGAQSNNLALAKGERENNVVDDTNNLLEKVLARENMLKAMKRVVANRGSHGIDGMRVDELRGFIIKNWLTIKQKLLEGRYKPSPVRRVEIPKPDGGIRLLGIPTVLDRLIQQALAQELNKIYDPTFSDNSYGFRPNKSAKQAILKSRQYINERHKWVVDIDLEKFFDKVNHDILMERLSRRIKDKRVLKLIRNYLKSGIMINGLKVKSDKGTPQGGPLSPILANIMLDEVDKELEKRGHRFCRFADDCNIYVKSKKAGLRVMASIRKILEGLLKLKVNENKSAVDFVTRRKFLGFSFYFAKGGANIRIHEKSYKRFTNKIRKLTNRNKGISMEYRVYMINQLTIGWINYFGIAKANAKIQKIDSWIRRRLRSCIWKQWKKVKTRGRNLIELGLPTYKAWEYANTRKGYWRISKSPILDTILNNKYIENLGYKSISKRYQLIHNS, encoded by the coding sequence TTGAATAATTCAAATAAATTACAAAGAAAGCAGACAACTCAATATAGAGGTCGCCTTGTGGAAGTAGAAGTGGAACTTCAAGGTAAACGAGGGGCGCAGAGTAATAATTTGGCGTTAGCAAAGGGAGAAAGAGAAAACAATGTAGTAGATGATACTAATAATCTACTTGAAAAGGTTTTAGCTAGAGAAAATATGCTAAAAGCTATGAAAAGAGTAGTTGCCAATAGAGGAAGTCATGGTATTGATGGTATGAGAGTCGATGAACTTCGAGGGTTTATTATCAAAAATTGGCTAACAATTAAGCAAAAGTTATTAGAAGGAAGGTATAAACCTTCACCAGTTAGGAGAGTGGAAATACCAAAACCTGACGGTGGAATTAGATTGCTTGGAATACCTACTGTACTTGATAGATTAATACAACAGGCATTAGCTCAAGAACTTAATAAAATTTATGACCCTACCTTTTCGGATAATAGCTATGGATTTAGACCAAATAAAAGTGCTAAACAAGCTATATTAAAATCAAGACAATATATCAATGAGAGGCATAAATGGGTTGTTGATATAGACTTAGAAAAATTCTTTGATAAAGTTAACCATGATATATTAATGGAAAGACTTTCAAGAAGAATAAAGGACAAAAGGGTACTTAAACTAATTAGAAATTATCTTAAATCTGGAATAATGATAAATGGATTGAAGGTAAAATCAGATAAAGGTACACCGCAAGGTGGTCCATTAAGCCCAATACTTGCTAATATTATGCTTGATGAAGTAGATAAAGAACTTGAGAAAAGAGGTCATAGATTTTGCCGATTTGCAGATGACTGCAACATTTATGTCAAAAGTAAAAAGGCAGGATTAAGAGTTATGGCAAGTATAAGAAAAATACTTGAAGGTTTATTAAAACTTAAAGTTAATGAAAATAAAAGTGCAGTAGATTTTGTGACGAGAAGAAAATTTCTTGGATTTTCATTCTATTTTGCAAAAGGCGGAGCCAATATAAGAATACATGAAAAGTCATATAAAAGATTCACAAATAAAATAAGAAAATTAACAAACCGTAATAAAGGTATAAGTATGGAATATAGAGTTTATATGATTAACCAATTAACGATTGGATGGATTAATTACTTTGGAATAGCGAAAGCTAACGCTAAAATACAAAAAATAGATAGTTGGATAAGAAGAAGGTTAAGGAGTTGTATTTGGAAACAATGGAAAAAGGTTAAAACTAGAGGACGAAACCTCATAGAACTAGGTCTTCCGACCTATAAAGCATGGGAATATGCAAATACAAGAAAAGGCTATTGGAGAATATCCAAAAGCCCAATTCTTGATACAATCTTAAACAACAAATATATTGAAAATCTTGGTTACAAAAGTATATCTAAAAGATATCAGCTAATACATAATTCTTAA
- a CDS encoding transposase, with protein MIITLNIQSQNIYFKIFETVNIAFNKLGINTRKAKGRPPKYSDQQIVACMIYGVNNSIFSLRELEYKIKQDIVFQKIIGLKEVPDHSTFSLRAIALEKYVYYGIYAMLIELINPSTRICAIDGTALRSSLYDSEAKYGKGTRLGRYKGYKLHCTACVCDSILPLSFSITTANVYDNQVQGLLYELKTYNPFIVLADAAYDDAQWFKVSKTLEYNLLTDVNMRKANSIESFKDESRYKNALFMQSPIGKNLYKNRLKIEQLFSILKGLYNLENPRLYGQKRYERHVKWVLLSYIIDEFNKVNSKISSRKYPWNL; from the coding sequence ATGATTATAACATTAAATATACAAAGCCAAAACATTTATTTTAAAATTTTTGAAACTGTTAATATTGCATTTAATAAACTTGGCATTAATACTAGAAAAGCTAAAGGTAGACCGCCTAAATATTCAGATCAACAAATTGTTGCATGTATGATATATGGTGTAAATAATAGTATTTTTAGTCTTAGAGAACTTGAATATAAAATTAAACAAGATATTGTATTTCAAAAGATTATAGGTTTAAAAGAAGTTCCTGACCATTCTACATTTTCTTTAAGAGCGATAGCTTTAGAAAAATACGTGTACTATGGCATTTATGCTATGCTTATTGAACTTATAAATCCATCAACTAGAATTTGTGCTATTGATGGCACTGCATTAAGGAGCTCATTATATGATAGCGAAGCTAAGTATGGAAAAGGAACTCGACTTGGCAGATATAAAGGATATAAGTTACATTGTACCGCTTGTGTATGTGATAGTATATTACCTTTGTCATTTTCTATAACTACTGCAAATGTATATGATAATCAAGTCCAAGGATTGTTATATGAACTGAAAACTTATAATCCATTTATTGTACTTGCCGATGCTGCTTATGATGATGCTCAATGGTTTAAAGTTTCTAAAACTCTAGAATATAATTTATTAACAGACGTAAATATGCGTAAAGCAAACAGTATAGAATCTTTTAAAGATGAATCTAGATATAAAAATGCTCTTTTTATGCAATCGCCAATAGGTAAAAATTTATATAAAAATAGGCTAAAAATTGAACAATTATTTTCTATACTTAAAGGACTCTATAATCTAGAAAACCCTAGACTTTACGGACAAAAACGCTATGAACGCCATGTTAAGTGGGTTCTTTTATCGTATATTATAGACGAATTTAATAAGGTTAACAGCAAAATAAGTTCTAGAAAATATCCTTGGAATCTATAG
- a CDS encoding YeiH family protein: MKLKSNNFLNILPGLIVCIIIAYIGKYLGKFVPTIGGATLAIFIGMLFGNTLGNKTIYAKGSKFAESDLLSYSIVLLGGTLSAKTIIELGISGVGFIIIEMSITIIAALIIGKKLGFSDNFRYLMASGNAVCGSSAIGATAPVINASDDDKVISITIVNLTGTILMILLPFIAKIFFNSETVTTSALIGGTLQSVGQVVASGSMVNEHVKDLSTIFKIVRIIFLVFVVIILGNLKKKSLSHSQNCTAKSKIKIPWYVIGFFIMCALFTLGAITPSISKVLKTISNNFEIIALAGIGMRVKFKELIRQGIKSSIYGLGIALIQIISALTLISLLLK; the protein is encoded by the coding sequence ATGAAACTAAAATCTAATAATTTTTTAAATATTTTACCTGGACTTATTGTATGTATTATAATTGCTTATATCGGAAAATATTTAGGAAAATTCGTACCAACTATTGGCGGAGCAACTCTTGCAATATTTATTGGCATGTTATTTGGAAACACTTTAGGTAATAAAACCATATATGCTAAAGGTTCTAAATTTGCTGAAAGCGATCTTTTATCTTACTCTATAGTTTTGCTTGGCGGAACTTTAAGTGCTAAAACTATTATAGAACTTGGCATATCTGGAGTAGGTTTTATAATAATTGAAATGTCAATAACCATTATAGCTGCCTTAATAATAGGTAAAAAACTTGGATTTTCTGATAATTTTAGATACTTAATGGCAAGTGGTAATGCTGTATGTGGATCATCTGCAATAGGTGCAACAGCTCCAGTCATAAATGCTAGCGATGATGATAAAGTAATTAGTATTACTATCGTTAATCTTACAGGTACCATTTTAATGATTTTATTACCATTTATAGCAAAAATATTTTTTAATTCAGAAACTGTAACAACTTCTGCACTTATAGGTGGAACTCTTCAATCTGTAGGACAAGTAGTTGCAAGTGGTAGCATGGTAAATGAGCATGTAAAAGATTTATCTACTATATTTAAAATAGTACGTATAATTTTCTTAGTATTCGTAGTAATAATTTTAGGAAACTTAAAAAAGAAATCTTTATCTCATTCACAAAACTGTACTGCAAAATCAAAAATTAAAATTCCTTGGTATGTTATAGGATTTTTCATTATGTGTGCTTTATTTACGCTAGGAGCTATTACCCCATCCATATCTAAAGTACTTAAAACTATAAGTAATAATTTTGAAATAATCGCTCTTGCAGGTATTGGAATGCGTGTAAAATTTAAAGAACTTATAAGACAAGGCATTAAATCCTCTATATATGGACTAGGTATAGCACTAATTCAAATAATTTCTGCGCTTACACTCATATCTTTATTATTAAAATAA
- a CDS encoding LysR family transcriptional regulator, with protein MLEEIKTFIAVVEHKNFTKAAEAIKLSQPSVSLHIKHLEEYFGITLIQRSIKQKNIIITQSGKLLYERGKQIIKLVEDTKCELLDYTKSIKGELHIGASFTIGEYFLPAFLGCISKEYPELKVQVTIENTASICKKVESLEVDIGLIEGIVPNDKFCYENFYNDKLVLAVPYNHPLAHEKFLKENYENQTWITREEGSGSREYLNIFLNSNNIVPKNFIVFGSNYAVKEAVKNNLGVTFISEHIANIAVKNKEVIIVNTKEEYVRSFSYILPKNTIISKSINVFLDKLKKDFNSVIV; from the coding sequence ATGTTAGAAGAGATAAAAACATTTATAGCAGTAGTGGAACATAAAAATTTTACTAAAGCTGCTGAGGCTATTAAATTATCACAGCCAAGTGTTAGCTTACATATTAAGCATTTAGAAGAGTACTTTGGGATAACTTTAATACAAAGGTCTATAAAGCAGAAGAACATAATAATAACTCAATCAGGAAAATTACTTTATGAAAGAGGAAAACAAATAATAAAATTGGTTGAGGATACAAAATGTGAGTTGTTAGATTACACAAAATCTATAAAAGGAGAATTGCATATAGGGGCCAGTTTCACTATTGGAGAATATTTTCTGCCAGCGTTTTTAGGATGCATTTCTAAAGAATATCCAGAACTTAAAGTACAAGTGACTATTGAGAACACAGCGAGTATTTGTAAGAAGGTAGAGTCTTTAGAGGTAGATATAGGATTGATTGAAGGAATTGTACCAAATGATAAGTTCTGTTATGAAAATTTTTATAATGATAAACTTGTATTAGCAGTTCCATATAATCATCCATTGGCGCATGAAAAATTTTTAAAAGAGAATTATGAAAATCAAACGTGGATTACAAGAGAAGAGGGATCAGGAAGTAGAGAATATTTAAATATTTTTCTAAATAGCAATAACATTGTTCCTAAAAATTTTATTGTATTTGGAAGCAATTATGCTGTTAAAGAAGCTGTAAAAAATAATTTAGGCGTTACTTTTATATCTGAACATATTGCAAATATAGCTGTGAAAAATAAAGAAGTAATAATTGTAAATACTAAAGAAGAGTATGTTAGATCATTCTCGTATATACTCCCTAAAAATACTATAATTTCCAAATCTATAAATGTATTTCTAGATAAGTTAAAGAAGGACTTTAATAGTGTAATTGTTTAA
- a CDS encoding cation-translocating P-type ATPase has protein sequence MTNNIKKKLKGIRGLTKDEVLQRVNEGKVNNIPKVPSRTFKQILRANLFTSYNLLNAILAIAVLIAGSPKNAIFAGVIIVNTLIGIFQEIRAKTILERLSVVNKKSVNVLREDKVENIDVEQVVLDDIILLKSGEQILVDCIMIDNDEIEVDESLITGESDSILKKSGDMLLSGSFVSSGSAYTKVVGVGKDTYAAKLADEARKFKLINSKLQISINKIFRVIIGLVLPIGILLISTQLFYVKKSWQDALIGSVSGIVGMVPEGLVLLTSATFVVAVIRLSKWDTLIQELPATEVLARVDVLCLDKTGTITKGDLKVSGINVIGKKSEREVELILSAIAHSFKSNNQTEKALMEKYNCNPNLEVKDKIPFSSKRKWSAVEFKDKGMWILGAPEMILKENYKDISLEVERAAQDGKRVLLLANFKGEDLDENLDGKIEKVALVFMEDIIRDNAMKTISYFNNENVTLKIISGDNPVTVSSIAKRVGVKNADKYIDARNLPENEEELSKVVENTYVFGRVSPHQKKSIIKALRKNKHTVAMTGDGVNDVLALKEADCGIAMANGSDATKAVAQLVLMKSDFEALPHVVLEGRRLINNLEKVSELFISKTVYFMILSIIFALLLRPFPIIPIQLTLVGSISIGIPSFFLALSPNKDIIKGDFLKRVLRFSIPNGILIGISTIIMFLFGYNQGLSLEQCRTLALVIFGILSLFVLLKVSRPLNLYRIAVVFSMIVLFIMAFTIPFTRKIFVIKFLDLGYVFPVIGVCSIAILGMIILPNLYSQFVKTKCK, from the coding sequence ATGACAAATAATATAAAAAAGAAGTTAAAAGGAATTAGAGGACTTACAAAAGATGAAGTATTACAGAGAGTAAATGAAGGTAAAGTTAATAATATTCCTAAAGTACCTTCGCGTACATTTAAGCAAATATTGAGAGCAAATTTATTTACTAGCTATAATTTACTAAATGCTATTTTAGCTATAGCAGTTTTGATAGCTGGTTCTCCTAAAAATGCTATATTTGCAGGAGTAATAATTGTAAATACACTTATTGGAATATTTCAAGAGATACGTGCAAAAACAATATTGGAAAGACTATCTGTTGTAAATAAAAAAAGTGTTAATGTTTTAAGGGAGGATAAGGTAGAAAATATAGATGTAGAACAAGTGGTTTTAGATGACATTATATTATTAAAAAGTGGTGAACAAATTTTAGTAGACTGTATAATGATAGATAATGATGAAATAGAGGTAGATGAATCGTTAATTACGGGTGAATCAGATTCCATATTAAAAAAATCTGGAGACATGCTTTTATCCGGAAGTTTTGTAAGTTCTGGAAGTGCCTATACTAAAGTTGTAGGTGTAGGAAAAGATACATATGCAGCTAAGCTTGCGGATGAAGCTAGAAAATTTAAACTTATAAATTCTAAGTTACAGATATCTATAAATAAGATATTTAGAGTGATAATAGGGTTAGTTTTACCTATAGGAATTCTACTTATATCTACTCAATTGTTTTATGTAAAAAAGAGTTGGCAAGATGCCTTAATTGGTTCTGTTTCAGGAATAGTTGGTATGGTACCAGAGGGACTTGTACTTTTGACTAGTGCTACTTTTGTAGTAGCTGTAATCAGATTATCTAAATGGGATACCTTAATTCAGGAATTACCTGCAACAGAAGTATTAGCAAGAGTTGATGTATTATGTTTAGATAAAACGGGAACTATCACAAAAGGCGATCTTAAAGTAAGTGGTATTAATGTTATTGGAAAAAAGAGTGAAAGAGAAGTTGAACTAATACTTTCAGCTATAGCACATAGTTTTAAGAGTAATAATCAAACAGAAAAGGCTCTTATGGAAAAATATAATTGCAATCCTAATTTAGAGGTTAAAGATAAAATACCATTTTCATCTAAAAGAAAGTGGTCTGCTGTAGAATTTAAGGATAAAGGTATGTGGATATTAGGAGCACCAGAAATGATATTAAAGGAAAACTATAAAGATATATCATTAGAAGTAGAACGGGCTGCTCAAGATGGAAAAAGGGTTCTTCTTTTAGCCAATTTTAAAGGTGAGGATTTAGATGAAAATTTAGATGGTAAAATAGAGAAAGTCGCTCTAGTATTTATGGAAGATATTATAAGAGATAATGCTATGAAAACAATTAGTTATTTCAACAATGAAAATGTAACTCTTAAAATAATTTCGGGAGATAATCCTGTAACCGTGTCTTCTATAGCAAAAAGGGTGGGCGTTAAAAATGCTGATAAATATATAGATGCTAGAAATCTTCCAGAGAATGAAGAAGAACTTTCCAAGGTAGTGGAAAATACATATGTTTTTGGAAGAGTTTCACCACATCAAAAAAAGAGTATAATAAAGGCTTTAAGAAAAAATAAACACACAGTAGCTATGACAGGTGATGGCGTAAATGATGTTTTAGCTTTAAAAGAAGCTGACTGTGGTATAGCAATGGCAAATGGTTCTGATGCAACAAAAGCAGTTGCACAACTAGTTTTAATGAAATCGGATTTTGAGGCATTACCTCATGTTGTTTTAGAAGGAAGAAGACTTATAAATAATTTAGAAAAAGTTTCAGAATTATTTATATCAAAGACAGTTTATTTTATGATTTTATCAATTATATTTGCATTACTGTTAAGACCATTTCCGATTATACCAATACAATTAACATTGGTTGGATCAATATCTATAGGAATACCATCATTCTTTTTAGCACTATCACCTAATAAAGATATTATAAAAGGCGATTTTTTAAAAAGAGTTTTGCGATTTTCCATACCTAATGGAATATTAATAGGAATTAGTACTATAATAATGTTTTTATTTGGATATAATCAAGGTCTTTCATTAGAACAATGCAGAACTTTAGCGTTGGTTATATTTGGAATATTAAGTCTATTTGTGTTACTTAAGGTTTCAAGACCATTAAATTTATATAGAATAGCTGTGGTTTTTTCAATGATAGTGTTATTTATAATGGCTTTTACAATACCATTTACAAGAAAGATATTTGTAATTAAATTTTTAGATTTAGGATATGTATTTCCTGTAATAGGAGTATGTAGTATAGCTATTTTAGGTATGATTATTTTACCTAATTTATATAGTCAATTTGTAAAAACGAAATGTAAGTAG
- a CDS encoding alpha/beta hydrolase, whose product MGLIYEDISFKSKLDGVTLKGWWIPAQSNENIKSTRKTIIFSHGYGNNRGLYKISVINLAKKLASEGYNVLTFDFRACGESEGKYVTIGGMEKYDLLGAINFAKNEKYSETIDLMGWSMGAVTSILVASESNDVQAVIADSPFGNLEDYLEENLSYWSHLPNFFFTKTILYTLPKIRKFNIDEVDAIKAVQKLNNKKIFLIHSKDDDAIPCSNSEKIYNAIQDKKNAKIWYTSKAKHIKSYSLYKDEYEKKVIDFLKEY is encoded by the coding sequence TTGGGGTTAATTTATGAAGACATTTCTTTTAAAAGTAAACTTGATGGAGTTACATTAAAAGGATGGTGGATTCCAGCACAAAGCAATGAAAATATCAAAAGTACTAGAAAAACTATAATATTTTCACATGGATATGGAAACAACAGAGGACTTTATAAAATTTCAGTTATAAACCTTGCAAAAAAATTAGCGAGTGAAGGATATAACGTACTAACATTTGATTTTAGAGCATGTGGTGAATCAGAAGGAAAATATGTAACTATTGGTGGAATGGAAAAATATGACCTTTTAGGTGCAATTAATTTTGCAAAAAATGAAAAGTATTCTGAAACTATTGATTTAATGGGATGGTCTATGGGTGCAGTAACATCAATACTTGTAGCATCAGAATCAAACGATGTACAAGCTGTTATTGCTGATAGTCCATTTGGTAACTTAGAAGATTATTTAGAAGAAAATTTGTCTTATTGGTCGCATCTACCCAATTTCTTCTTTACTAAAACTATATTGTATACATTACCTAAAATAAGAAAGTTTAATATAGATGAGGTTGATGCAATTAAAGCAGTGCAAAAATTAAATAATAAGAAGATTTTTTTAATACATAGTAAAGATGACGATGCAATTCCTTGTAGTAATAGTGAAAAAATTTATAATGCTATACAAGATAAAAAAAATGCGAAGATTTGGTATACGAGTAAAGCAAAACACATAAAAAGCTATTCTTTATATAAAGATGAATATGAAAAAAAGGTTATTGATTTTTTAAAAGAATACTAA
- a CDS encoding isochorismatase family cysteine hydrolase — MKIDNFKSCMGSLEDIINDMKNIKELDTKSFNNKKTALVIVDMINGFAKQGNLMSPRIKNIIPSVVNTTKICENNGFEVLAFVDAHTMDSIEFKNYPVHCLKGTFESQLIDELKEFKNIHVIEKNSTNGYMEKEFIRWMKKNNNINNFIVIGNCTDICIMQFVVTLKSYFNKNNEEINIFIPIDSVDTFDTEYHNGDLMNLLGLYNMKLNGIIIVTNIK, encoded by the coding sequence ATGAAAATAGATAATTTTAAAAGTTGTATGGGTAGTTTAGAAGATATTATAAATGATATGAAAAATATTAAGGAACTAGATACTAAATCATTTAACAACAAAAAAACAGCTTTAGTAATAGTAGATATGATCAATGGATTTGCAAAACAAGGAAATTTAATGAGTCCTCGTATAAAAAATATTATACCTAGTGTAGTTAATACAACTAAGATATGTGAAAATAATGGATTCGAGGTATTAGCTTTTGTAGATGCACATACTATGGATTCGATAGAATTTAAAAATTATCCAGTTCATTGTTTAAAAGGAACATTTGAAAGTCAACTTATTGATGAATTAAAAGAATTTAAAAATATACATGTTATAGAAAAAAATTCCACTAATGGATATATGGAAAAAGAGTTTATAAGATGGATGAAAAAAAATAACAATATAAATAATTTTATTGTTATTGGTAATTGTACTGATATATGTATTATGCAATTTGTAGTAACTTTAAAAAGTTATTTTAATAAAAATAATGAGGAAATTAATATATTTATTCCAATAGATTCAGTAGATACATTTGATACAGAATATCATAATGGAGATTTAATGAATTTATTAGGATTATATAATATGAAATTAAATGGGATTATAATTGTTACTAATATAAAATAA
- a CDS encoding methyl-accepting chemotaxis protein yields the protein MITRQDKQNNKLKKSFFKSYLRFFYLIIVAIIVIASVSFKIAKNALYDLGETELKGRIQLGLIIMNSLEGEVQKGGLTREVAQEIFRQEMLNPKKQDGKIRGINNKIDLKVNAYMYAIDSNGLERMHPFKEGENISNIHDADGNNVVRLIIDEGKNPKNDGIIHFGWKNPKETVEKPKVNAVGYFEPWDWYINIGCYHEDFYKPIYKILKYIIITALLIGIISIILIGYLMNKKINPLGNIVTSMEKVSKGDIDVKINITNEDEIGYIGKVFNNMVEKIKSMILDIKLISNTLEEKAGVINSSTNVTLENSNNIKQAMEEITYSISNSTKEMQNSFNSMQFLADNIDSIRENSININNEASNANKLNENIINILTGLETKSEENIIVSNETTQNIQALLQKSNDIIGIVETIEQISNQINLLALNASIESARAGEAGKGFSVVADEIKKLSGETSNAVKKINILIEELINAISISANSIEKSSDVAQSQIGTINETRKILSKVIRFMQSMPQKIGKNVSKIEGVYKEKDAVSTSMNSVLSLTEEISGSSEEIYASTAEVKEKMDYTKELVEELNSLSQKLKQSIDKFML from the coding sequence ATGATTACAAGACAAGATAAACAAAATAATAAACTAAAGAAAAGTTTTTTTAAATCTTATTTAAGATTTTTTTATCTTATAATTGTAGCTATTATTGTAATTGCTAGTGTATCTTTTAAAATAGCTAAAAATGCTTTGTATGATTTAGGAGAAACAGAATTAAAAGGTAGAATTCAATTAGGACTTATTATAATGAATAGTTTAGAGGGAGAAGTTCAAAAAGGGGGATTAACACGAGAAGTAGCACAAGAAATTTTTAGGCAAGAAATGCTAAATCCTAAAAAACAAGATGGAAAAATAAGAGGAATTAATAATAAAATAGATTTAAAAGTAAATGCATATATGTATGCAATAGATAGTAATGGTTTAGAGAGAATGCATCCATTTAAAGAAGGAGAAAATATATCAAATATTCATGATGCAGATGGAAATAATGTTGTTAGGCTTATAATTGATGAAGGTAAAAATCCTAAAAATGATGGTATAATACATTTTGGATGGAAAAATCCTAAAGAAACTGTAGAAAAACCTAAGGTAAATGCAGTAGGATATTTTGAACCTTGGGATTGGTACATAAATATAGGGTGTTATCATGAAGATTTTTATAAACCTATATATAAAATATTAAAATATATAATTATTACTGCTTTGCTAATTGGTATTATCTCCATAATACTCATAGGATATTTAATGAATAAAAAGATAAATCCGCTAGGAAATATAGTAACATCTATGGAGAAGGTATCAAAGGGAGATATAGATGTTAAAATCAATATAACGAACGAGGATGAAATAGGATATATAGGTAAAGTATTTAATAATATGGTAGAAAAAATAAAATCAATGATTCTTGATATAAAACTAATATCTAATACCTTAGAAGAAAAAGCAGGAGTTATAAACTCATCTACTAATGTAACACTTGAAAATTCTAATAATATTAAACAAGCTATGGAAGAGATAACTTATTCTATAAGTAATTCTACTAAAGAGATGCAAAATAGTTTTAATAGTATGCAATTTTTAGCAGATAATATAGATTCTATTAGAGAAAATAGTATAAATATAAATAATGAAGCATCAAATGCAAATAAGTTAAATGAAAATATAATAAATATATTGACAGGTTTAGAAACAAAAAGTGAGGAAAATATAATAGTTTCTAATGAGACTACACAAAATATACAAGCTTTATTACAAAAATCTAATGATATAATAGGTATAGTTGAAACAATAGAACAAATTTCAAATCAAATAAATTTATTGGCATTAAATGCTTCTATAGAATCTGCAAGAGCGGGTGAAGCAGGAAAAGGATTTTCAGTAGTAGCTGATGAAATAAAAAAGCTATCTGGAGAAACTTCAAATGCTGTGAAAAAAATAAATATTTTAATAGAAGAACTTATAAATGCTATTAGTATTTCTGCAAATAGTATAGAAAAATCTAGTGATGTAGCTCAAAGTCAAATAGGTACTATAAATGAAACTAGGAAAATTTTATCAAAAGTAATTCGTTTTATGCAAAGTATGCCTCAGAAGATAGGTAAAAATGTGAGCAAAATAGAAGGTGTTTATAAGGAAAAAGATGCAGTAAGTACGTCAATGAATTCAGTACTTTCACTTACAGAGGAAATATCGGGTTCGTCAGAAGAAATATATGCATCTACAGCTGAAGTAAAGGAAAAAATGGATTATACTAAAGAATTAGTAGAGGAATTAAATAGTTTATCTCAAAAACTTAAACAAAGTATAGATAAATTTATGTTATAA